From a single Halobacteriovorax sp. DA5 genomic region:
- a CDS encoding peptidylprolyl isomerase, whose translation MTIVKLVRISLFLCIFLSCSKNSDIKTQEEVSDKKVDVFKINVDRTGLSESEGIIKTSHGNITFKFYPKKAPNTVARLIQLIQSGFYDGLGFHRVIPNFVVQTGDPIGTGNGGSGKKIQAEFNNISHVAGTMAMARTLTDENSADSQFYIALTALPHLDGKYTVFGQVVDGLDILKKIKAGDKIISIEYLE comes from the coding sequence ATGACTATTGTAAAGCTTGTAAGAATCTCACTATTTCTATGCATCTTTTTAAGTTGTAGCAAGAATAGCGATATAAAAACACAGGAAGAAGTATCGGACAAAAAGGTTGATGTCTTTAAAATAAATGTAGATCGTACTGGATTATCTGAATCTGAAGGAATTATTAAGACTTCACACGGTAATATTACCTTTAAATTCTATCCTAAAAAGGCTCCTAATACGGTTGCACGCCTAATTCAGTTAATTCAAAGTGGTTTTTATGATGGATTGGGCTTTCATCGAGTAATTCCTAACTTTGTAGTACAAACAGGGGATCCTATAGGCACAGGTAATGGCGGTTCAGGTAAAAAAATCCAGGCAGAATTTAATAATATAAGTCATGTTGCTGGAACAATGGCCATGGCCCGTACTTTAACAGATGAAAATAGTGCTGATTCTCAATTCTATATAGCACTAACAGCACTTCCTCACTTAGATGGTAAGTATACTGTCTTCGGGCAAGTAGTAGATGGATTAGACATCTTAAAAAAGATTAAAGCCGGTGATAAAATTATCAGTATTGAATACCTAGAATAA